The Croceibacterium sp. TMG7-5b_MA50 genome segment CCGGCTGACCGGCTATGCCAAGGTCACGCGCGACATGACCCAGTATCAGGAGAATCAGGAGCGGCTGAAGACGCTGACCGCCAATCTGGACACCGCCCTGACCCATATGCATCAGGGCCTCTGCCTGTTTGACGAGCGGGAGCGGCTGCTGCTGGTCAATGCGCAGGCCTGCACGATCAGCGGCTTCGAACCGGGCGAGATGACGGTTGGCATGACGCTGGCCGACATCATGCGGTTGCATGCCCGGCGGCGCGACGGGGTGGAGCCGACACCCGAGATGATCGAGCGCACGCTGAAGCGCCACCGGCAGACTTACGCCGACCCCGACGGGGGTACGATGGTGTTCCAGACCTCGCTGGGTCGCACCCTGTGCATGACCCACCGGCCGCTGCCCGCTGGCGGCTTCGTCACCACCTTGGACGACATCACCGAAAGCCGCCGCGCGGCAGAGCGGATCGAGCACATGGCGCTGCACGACGCGCTGACCGGCCTGCCGAACCGGACGGGGTTCGCGCAGGGGTTGGAGGAGGCGCTGGCCAACGCGGCGGATAATGGCGGGCAATTGGCGGTCATCGGCATCGACCTCGACCGGTTCAAGGAGATCAACGACAATCACGGCCATGCCGCGGGCGACCTGGTCCTGCGCGACCTGGGCCATGCATTCCGCACCATGCTGCACGAAGGCGAACTGATCGGTCGCATCGGCGGGGATGAGTTCGCCGCCGCCAAGCCGTTTGCCGACAGCCATGACCTTGCCGAGTTCCTGCACCGCGTCGAACAGGCGCTGGAAACACCGGTGATGGCAGGGGAGCAGCGGATCCTGCCGGGCGGCAGTATCGGCATCGCGGTGTATCCCGGCGATGGCGCCACGCGGGAAGAGCTGGTCAACAATGCCGACCTTGCCATGTACCGGGCCAAGGGGTCTCCGACGCAGACCACCTGCTTCTATCAGCAAGGCATGGACCAGAGCGCCCGTGCCCGGCGCTTCATGGCGGCGGAGCTAAAGGAAGCGGCCGAACGGGACGAATTGCGGCTCGTGTACCAGGTGCAGCGTTCGCTGACCGACCAGTCGATCACCGGCTACGAGGCGCTGCTGCGCTGGCAGCACCCGATGCTGGGCTGGGTGTCGCCGGCGGACTTCATCCCGGTGGCCGAGGAATCGGGGTCGATCGTCGCGATCGGCGAATGGGTGCTGCGCACAGCCTGCCGGCAGGCCGCCGCCTGGCCGCGGCCCTGGCGTGTGGCGATCAACCTGTCCCCGCTGCAGTTGATGCATGTGGACCTGCCGGCTCTCGTGGCGGAGGTGCTGCTCGAGACCGGCCTCGCCGCACATCGGCTGGAGCTGGAGGTCACCGAAAGCGCCGTCATCAGCGACAAGCTGCGGGCGCTGCACGTGTTGCGCCAGATCAAGGCGCTGGGTGCGACCATCGCCATCGACGATTTCGGCACCGGCTATTCGTCGCTCGATACGCTGAACTCCTTCCCCTTCGACAAGATCAAGATCGACCGCTCCTTCCTGATCGAGTCCTCCGGCAGCGACCGGGCGAGAGCCATTATCCGCGCCGTGCTGGCGCTGGGCCGCAGCCTGGATGTGCCGGTGCTGGCCGAAGGACTGGAGAGCACCGACCAACTTGCGCTGCTGCAGGCGGAAGGGTGCGACCAGGCGCAAGGCTACCTGTTCGGCCGGCCGGTCCCGCTCGACCATGCGGAGATCACGCGGCTGGAGGCGGTCGTACACTGAGGCTGCGGAGACGCATTGCCGGTTCATCCGTGGCGAGGCATGACCGGGGGCGATGCACCGCCTTTCCCTTGCGCTCCTCGCCACGCTCTGTCTGCCCGTGTCCGCTTTGGCGCAGCAGCCCGCTGCCCTGCCGGCGATCGCCGCCAGCGATCTGCCGGTCGATCCCGACTGGCGGATCGGAACGCTTCCGACCGGCCTCACCTACCTGATCCGCGCCAACGGCACGCCAGCGGGGCAAGGGAGCGTGCAGCTGTGGATCGGCCATGGCGCGCTCAGCGAACATGATGGCGAGCGGGGGCTGGCCCACTTCATCGAGCACATGGCGTTCAACGGGTCCACCAACGTGCCGGAAGGCGAGATGGTGCGCCTGCTGGAACGCGAAGGGCTCGCCTTCGGTGCGGACACCAACGCCTCCACCAGCTTCGAACAAACAGTGTATCGGCTGGACCTGCCGCATGCCGATCCGGACATGCTCGGCATTGCACTGATGCTGATGCGGGAGACGGCGGGTGAGCTGAGCTTCGACCCTGCGGCCGTCGATCGGGAGCGTGGCGTGGTGCTGGCGGAGGCGCGCACCCGCGCGAACTATGCCTATGCGGAAACGCTGGACGAGTTCGCCTTCCTGTATCCCGGCGCGCGCTTTACCCATCGCATGCCGATCGGCGACAGCGAGGTGATCCGCGGGACGAGCGCGGCACAGTTGAAGGCACTTTGGCGGCGGCTCTATCGACCACGCAATGCGGCGCTGGTCGTAGTCGGCGACTTCGATCCGGCGGCGGTGGAGGCTGCGGTCGCGGCACGCTTCGGCGACTGGACCGGGGCCGATCCAGTGCCCGCACCGGGCGCCGGGCCGGTGCCGCTGCAGCTGGCGGGACTGACCGATATCTATGTCGATCCCGCATTGGCGGAGCGGGTGACGGTGGTGCGTCATGGCACGTGGACGCAAGAACCTGATACCGCCGAGCGGCGGCGCACCCGCCTGCTGCGGCAGATCGGCTATGC includes the following:
- a CDS encoding EAL domain-containing protein, with product MFTVLYCIRDQHDWRLLALALLLCGATCWATIMLLRTAQRSRNRARRRWTGLSAIAAGVGVWATHFIAMLGYDPGVVQGYGFLLTAGSLVIVVAAAMVAFWLALRLDGWSGTLSGGTVLGGGISAMHYTGMMALQLPGHLVFAPGYVAASVLLSIAPLLPALQLALARRSVSSGVNAALLMALAILLLHFTGMASLSIRPDAGLMIQHPMVLSAMNLGALICVVASGLLALLGMASLFASRARITIATREHEFALLVQSVPGLAIYMVAPDGRICSWNRGARSLKGYTEDEAIGLPLSAFYPPEVPAGAITETLAAATEQGTYRTEGWRCRKDGSRFWAHIVVMAMRDDEGRLTGYAKVTRDMTQYQENQERLKTLTANLDTALTHMHQGLCLFDERERLLLVNAQACTISGFEPGEMTVGMTLADIMRLHARRRDGVEPTPEMIERTLKRHRQTYADPDGGTMVFQTSLGRTLCMTHRPLPAGGFVTTLDDITESRRAAERIEHMALHDALTGLPNRTGFAQGLEEALANAADNGGQLAVIGIDLDRFKEINDNHGHAAGDLVLRDLGHAFRTMLHEGELIGRIGGDEFAAAKPFADSHDLAEFLHRVEQALETPVMAGEQRILPGGSIGIAVYPGDGATREELVNNADLAMYRAKGSPTQTTCFYQQGMDQSARARRFMAAELKEAAERDELRLVYQVQRSLTDQSITGYEALLRWQHPMLGWVSPADFIPVAEESGSIVAIGEWVLRTACRQAAAWPRPWRVAINLSPLQLMHVDLPALVAEVLLETGLAAHRLELEVTESAVISDKLRALHVLRQIKALGATIAIDDFGTGYSSLDTLNSFPFDKIKIDRSFLIESSGSDRARAIIRAVLALGRSLDVPVLAEGLESTDQLALLQAEGCDQAQGYLFGRPVPLDHAEITRLEAVVH